GCTTTGGGCCTGGCCCTTATCAATGGCGAAAATATTGCAAGCGATAATTTATCTAAAGTGTGCCAAGTTGCTTATGAAATGGACATGACTGTCACGGTGGGCATGGAGAAAGTGGAATTTGTACCCGCAACTTTGCGAATAATACATAGCCTGTCTGAGCGATTTTCCAATTTGGGAATTACCCTGCAGTCATCACTTCTGCGTAGCGAGCAAGACGCAGCGGTCTTTGCCGCAAGCGGCGCGCGGGTTAGATTGTGTAAAGGTGCGTTCACCCAAGACCCTGACCATTCGCACACGGCTAAGGCTGATGTTGACAAAGCGTTTGTCCGTGAAATGCGCACTCTGCTTAAGTCTTCCGCTTATGTAATGATTGCTACCCATGATTCGCGGTTATTGCAGATTGGCCAGGCTCTCGCGTTGCGTAGCGGTCGAACTAAAGATTCATTTGAATTTCAGATGTATCTTGGCGTCAGCGAATCAGAGCAAAAGCGGTTACTTGGACTAAATCATCGAGTCCGAATTCATGTGCCATTTGGCCAGCAGTGGTATCCATTAGTAACTCAACGCCTGACTCAGACCCCGAAATCATTTGGTAAAGCCATTACCTCACTACTTCCCGGCAAATCTTAGGCGTACGCTAGAGCGTAATTCGAAAGGTCATTGAGATGAACATCGCTCTTATCGGCGCAGGTGTAATGGGCGAAACTTTGCTTTCGGGAATTTTGCGTTCAGGCATTGCCCCTGAACAGATATTCGTGGCCGAGATTCGAGCCGATCGCGCCGTTGAGCTTGCGCAAACTTATGGAGTGACTTGCAGTGATGCTAGAACTGCGGTGGCAAAAGCCGATACGGTTTTGTTGGTTGTAAAGCCGCAAGATATCCCTAATGTCCTTTCTGACATCGCAGACGCGCTGTCGACTTCTGCGCTGGTAATTTCACTGGCCGCCGGCATCACAACGAAAGCAATGGAAGCGCAACTACCCGAAGGCCAAGCAGTTGTGCGGGTTATGCCGAACACCCCAGCACTAGTTGCCCAAGGAATGTCAGGGGTTAGTGCGGGTAGCAACTGTTCTGCTGAGCAACTGGACCAAGTTGTTCAGTTAATGAACAGCGTTGGC
This sequence is a window from Actinomycetota bacterium. Protein-coding genes within it:
- a CDS encoding pyrroline-5-carboxylate reductase, giving the protein MNIALIGAGVMGETLLSGILRSGIAPEQIFVAEIRADRAVELAQTYGVTCSDARTAVAKADTVLLVVKPQDIPNVLSDIADALSTSALVISLAAGITTKAMEAQLPEGQAVVRVMPNTPALVAQGMSGVSAGSNCSAEQLDQVVQLMNSVGKTVVIPESLQDALTAVSGSGPAYIFYIIESMVAAAVELGIDASMATELVEQTVFGAASLIMQTGDSAKTLRERVSSPNGVTVAAIRTLDQHAVREAFLAAMQAAVNRSIELGQPS
- a CDS encoding proline dehydrogenase; translation: ALGLALINGENIASDNLSKVCQVAYEMDMTVTVGMEKVEFVPATLRIIHSLSERFSNLGITLQSSLLRSEQDAAVFAASGARVRLCKGAFTQDPDHSHTAKADVDKAFVREMRTLLKSSAYVMIATHDSRLLQIGQALALRSGRTKDSFEFQMYLGVSESEQKRLLGLNHRVRIHVPFGQQWYPLVTQRLTQTPKSFGKAITSLLPGKS